The Acidobacteriota bacterium genome has a segment encoding these proteins:
- the guaB gene encoding IMP dehydrogenase, which yields MLDDKIREALTFDDVLILPAKSDVAPAQAVVTTRLSRHITLNIPVVSAAMDTVTLSRMAIALAQQGGLGVIHRNMSIESQAEEVDKVKRHESGMVVEPITLRPQDTVGRALEVMREHHISGLPITDGSNQLVGILTNRDIRFESRLSLPVEKIMTRKLVTVPVGTSLEDAEKVFHEHKIEKLLVVDEGYHLKGLITYKDILKRIQYPDAAKDSLGRLRVGAAVGVGADFLDRARALVAVKCDVIVVDNAHGHSRRVLDTVRTLKKEFPNQEIIAGNIGTARAAEELVDLGVDAVKVGVGPGSICTTRIITGAGIPQVTAIADVYEVTGKAGIPLIADGGIKYSGDVTKAIAAGADTIMLGNLLAGTEEAPGEVVMYQGRAYKMYRGMGSIAVMKEGKSSDRYQQDLQPTAAKLVPEGIEGRVPYKGSTTVIVQMLVGGLKAGMGYAGCRTIEELKANARFIKITQASLKESHVHDVVITQEAPNYHLD from the coding sequence ATGCTCGACGACAAGATCAGGGAAGCCCTCACCTTCGACGACGTTCTCATCCTGCCGGCCAAGTCCGACGTCGCGCCCGCCCAGGCCGTGGTCACCACCCGGCTGAGCCGCCACATCACCCTCAACATCCCCGTCGTCAGCGCGGCCATGGACACCGTGACCCTGTCGCGGATGGCCATCGCCCTGGCCCAGCAGGGCGGCCTCGGCGTCATCCACCGCAACATGTCCATCGAGAGCCAGGCCGAGGAGGTCGACAAGGTCAAGCGGCACGAGAGCGGCATGGTCGTCGAGCCCATCACCCTGCGGCCCCAGGACACGGTCGGCCGGGCCCTCGAGGTCATGAGGGAGCACCACATCTCCGGCCTGCCCATCACCGACGGATCGAACCAGCTCGTCGGCATACTGACCAACCGCGACATCCGCTTCGAGAGCCGCCTGAGCCTGCCGGTCGAGAAGATCATGACCCGCAAGCTCGTCACCGTCCCGGTCGGGACGTCGCTCGAGGACGCCGAGAAGGTCTTCCACGAGCACAAGATCGAGAAGCTCCTCGTCGTCGACGAGGGCTACCACCTCAAGGGCCTGATCACCTACAAGGACATCCTCAAACGCATCCAGTATCCCGACGCGGCCAAGGACAGCCTGGGGCGGCTGAGGGTCGGGGCCGCCGTCGGCGTCGGCGCCGATTTCCTCGACCGGGCCCGGGCCCTGGTCGCGGTCAAGTGCGACGTCATCGTCGTCGACAACGCCCACGGCCATTCGCGGCGCGTCCTCGACACCGTCCGGACGCTCAAGAAGGAGTTCCCGAACCAGGAGATCATCGCCGGCAACATCGGCACGGCCCGGGCGGCCGAGGAGCTCGTCGACCTCGGCGTCGACGCGGTCAAGGTCGGGGTCGGGCCCGGCTCGATCTGCACGACCCGGATCATCACCGGCGCCGGCATCCCCCAGGTCACGGCCATCGCCGACGTCTACGAGGTGACGGGGAAGGCGGGCATCCCGCTCATCGCCGACGGCGGCATCAAGTACTCCGGCGACGTGACCAAGGCCATCGCGGCCGGCGCGGACACGATCATGCTCGGCAACCTGCTGGCCGGGACCGAGGAGGCCCCGGGCGAGGTCGTCATGTACCAGGGCCGGGCCTACAAGATGTACCGGGGCATGGGCTCGATCGCGGTCATGAAGGAGGGCAAGAGCAGCGACCGCTACCAGCAGGACCTGCAGCCCACCGCCGCCAAGCTCGTCCCCGAGGGCATCGAGGGCCGGGTCCCCTACAAGGGCAGCACCACGGTCATCGTCCAGATGCTCGTCGGCGGGCTCAAGGCCGGCATGGGCTACGCCGGCTGCCGGACGATCGAGGAGCTCAAGGCCAACGCCCGCTTCATCAAGATCACCCAGGCCTCGCTCAAGGAGAGCCACGTCCACGACGTGGTCATCACCCAGGAGGCGCCGAACTATCATCTCGACTGA
- the secA gene encoding preprotein translocase subunit SecA encodes MYKWIYRKIFGSDNDRTLRLIRPLVAAINDLEPRIQPLTDDGLRAKTAEFKEKLAQGASLDDILPEAFAVVREASRRTTRMRHFDVQLIGGIVLHQGMISEMKTGEGKTLVATLPAYLNALSGRGVHIVTVNDYLAKRDTEWMGAIYRFLGLTVGTIQHDLGDAERYTAYRADITYGTNNEFGFDYLRDNMKFRLADLAQREFNYAIVDEVDSILIDEARTPLIISGPTNESTQLYTRVDSVVRRLQKDKHFTLDEKSRTVSIQEAGVAEAERALGVSNLYDMANMEYVHAVNTALKAHHLFKLDVDYMVQDGKVVIVDEFTGRLMPGRRYSDGLHQALEAKERVKVEEENQTLASVTFQNYFRMYKKLAGMTGTAATEREEFRHIYGLDVIEIPTNKTLIRLENPDVIYRTSEEKWQAAVEEIADLNKTGRPVLVGTISIEKSEHLSSLLRRRNIRHVVLNAKYHEMEAQIIAQAGRVGAVTIATNMAGRGVDILLGGNPEFLAREQLKRGGGDPSKVPPGQLEQVLREVSAVTQKEHEAVVALGGLHVLGTERHEARRIDNQLRGRAGRQGDPGSSRFYLSLEDDLMRIFGSERISGLMARIGMSEGVPIEHPMISRAIERAQKQVEGQNFTVRKHLLEYDDVMNKQRETIYGQRRKILEGADQRDYFLGLIDSLVEWMLDTHANKDAAPEEWNREGLRQAVLAQFGVDVETLGIDWATVSPGGLRDAIVKALTAAYEAKEKQLGPFMREFERMILLQVIDSQWKDHLLEMDHLKEGIGLRGYGQKDPLIEYKKEGFEMFQSMLDRIEEDAVRYVFLIQPVIDQPAPVRRQTPVYYQQPTGPSGQRSRQARAMIPGKRHKH; translated from the coding sequence ATGTACAAGTGGATTTACCGCAAGATCTTCGGCAGCGATAACGACCGCACCCTTCGCCTGATCCGGCCCCTTGTCGCCGCCATCAACGATCTCGAACCCCGCATCCAGCCCCTGACCGACGACGGGCTCCGGGCCAAGACGGCCGAGTTCAAGGAAAAGCTGGCCCAGGGCGCCTCCCTCGACGACATCCTGCCCGAGGCCTTCGCCGTCGTCCGCGAAGCCTCCCGCCGGACGACCAGGATGCGCCACTTCGACGTCCAGCTCATCGGCGGCATCGTCCTCCACCAGGGCATGATCTCCGAAATGAAGACGGGCGAGGGGAAAACGCTCGTCGCCACCCTGCCGGCCTACCTCAACGCCCTGAGCGGCCGCGGCGTTCATATCGTCACCGTCAACGACTACCTGGCCAAGCGCGACACGGAGTGGATGGGCGCCATCTACCGCTTCCTCGGCCTGACCGTGGGGACCATCCAGCACGACCTCGGCGACGCCGAACGCTACACGGCCTACCGTGCCGACATCACCTACGGCACGAACAACGAGTTCGGCTTCGACTACCTCCGCGACAACATGAAGTTCCGCCTGGCCGACCTGGCCCAGCGGGAGTTCAACTACGCCATCGTCGACGAGGTCGACAGCATCCTCATCGACGAGGCCCGGACGCCGCTGATCATCTCCGGCCCGACCAACGAGTCGACCCAGCTCTACACCCGGGTCGATTCCGTCGTCCGCCGCCTGCAGAAAGACAAGCACTTCACCCTCGACGAGAAGAGCCGGACGGTCTCCATCCAGGAGGCCGGCGTGGCCGAGGCCGAGCGGGCCCTGGGTGTGTCGAACCTCTACGACATGGCCAACATGGAGTACGTCCACGCCGTCAACACGGCCCTCAAGGCCCATCACCTGTTCAAACTGGACGTCGACTACATGGTCCAGGACGGCAAGGTCGTCATCGTCGACGAGTTCACCGGCCGGCTCATGCCCGGCCGCCGCTACAGCGACGGGCTGCACCAGGCCCTGGAGGCCAAGGAGCGGGTCAAGGTCGAGGAGGAGAACCAGACCCTGGCCTCGGTTACCTTCCAGAACTACTTCCGCATGTACAAGAAGCTGGCCGGCATGACCGGCACGGCGGCCACCGAGCGGGAGGAGTTCCGCCACATCTACGGTCTCGACGTCATCGAGATCCCGACCAACAAGACGCTCATCCGCCTGGAGAACCCGGACGTCATCTACCGGACCTCCGAAGAGAAGTGGCAGGCCGCGGTCGAGGAGATCGCCGATCTCAACAAGACGGGCCGGCCGGTCCTCGTCGGCACGATCTCGATCGAGAAATCCGAGCACCTCAGCAGCCTGCTCCGCCGGCGGAACATCCGCCACGTCGTTCTCAACGCCAAGTACCACGAGATGGAGGCCCAGATCATCGCCCAGGCCGGCCGCGTCGGGGCCGTGACCATCGCCACGAACATGGCCGGCCGCGGCGTCGACATCCTGCTCGGCGGCAACCCCGAGTTCCTGGCCAGGGAGCAGCTCAAGCGCGGGGGCGGCGACCCGTCCAAGGTCCCGCCCGGGCAGCTCGAACAGGTCCTCCGGGAGGTCAGCGCGGTGACTCAGAAGGAGCACGAGGCCGTGGTCGCCCTCGGCGGCCTGCACGTCCTCGGCACGGAGCGCCACGAGGCCCGGCGCATCGACAACCAGCTCCGCGGCCGCGCCGGCCGCCAGGGCGATCCGGGCTCGTCCCGCTTCTACCTCTCGCTCGAGGACGACCTGATGCGCATCTTCGGCAGCGAGCGCATTTCCGGGCTCATGGCCCGGATCGGCATGAGCGAAGGCGTGCCCATCGAGCACCCCATGATCAGCCGGGCCATCGAGCGGGCCCAGAAGCAGGTCGAGGGCCAGAACTTCACCGTCCGCAAGCACCTCCTCGAATACGACGACGTCATGAACAAGCAGCGCGAGACGATCTACGGCCAGCGCCGCAAGATCCTCGAGGGGGCCGACCAGCGGGACTACTTCCTCGGCCTCATCGACAGCCTCGTCGAGTGGATGCTCGACACCCACGCCAACAAGGATGCCGCGCCCGAGGAGTGGAACCGCGAGGGCCTGCGCCAGGCCGTCCTGGCCCAGTTCGGCGTGGACGTCGAGACCCTGGGGATCGACTGGGCCACGGTCAGCCCCGGCGGGCTGAGGGACGCGATCGTCAAGGCCCTGACGGCCGCATACGAGGCCAAGGAGAAGCAGCTCGGCCCGTTCATGCGGGAGTTCGAGCGGATGATCCTCCTCCAGGTCATCGACTCGCAGTGGAAAGACCATCTGCTCGAGATGGACCATCTCAAGGAAGGCATCGGGCTGCGGGGCTACGGCCAGAAGGACCCTCTCATCGAGTACAAGAAGGAGGGCTTCGAGATGTTCCAGTCCATGCTCGACCGGATCGAGGAGGACGCGGTGCGCTACGTCTTCCTCATCCAGCCGGTCATCGACCAGCCGGCGCCGGTGCGGCGCCAGACGCCGGTCTACTACCAGCAGCCCACGGGGCCCTCGGGCCAGCGGTCCAGGCAGGCCCGGGCCATGATCCCGGGCAAGCGTCACAAGCACTGA